From Nilaparvata lugens isolate BPH chromosome 7, ASM1435652v1, whole genome shotgun sequence, one genomic window encodes:
- the LOC111051264 gene encoding LOW QUALITY PROTEIN: D-beta-hydroxybutyrate dehydrogenase, mitochondrial (The sequence of the model RefSeq protein was modified relative to this genomic sequence to represent the inferred CDS: inserted 1 base in 1 codon), with the protein MSASSKAPAATKKTAEEIPWDLFDRCFVPVVFSHAAAVILSTVLNVLYISQVSSFTLFILFLIISIGSTIFYHNLKVTAAGKAVLITGCESKIGYAIARQLDDLGFTVFAGFQTNENLASKLKDESSGRLHVLKLDITSESDLQDALSYVKEHLPEKSPGLWALINNVSWAAFGEVEWVPKTVYQKAADMNXLSTIRTTQVFLPHLRKTKGRVINVISIVGRIASPVRSPFCAVKFGLEAFSECLRLEMRRWGVDVVVVEPGHLTTGNWFDDKQMLEDAKKMWDSMDDGTREDYGKDYFEFKVRTMPEYMKQQESDPVPVIRALVDSVTRSFPLPRYTPVTREEKLQSIIAHHLPRSVYDILYS; encoded by the exons ATGTCTGCTTCCTCGAAGGCTCCTGCCGCAACGAAAAAAACGGCGGAAGAAATTCCGTGGGACCTTTTTGACCGCTGTTTCGTTCCAGTGGTGTTTTCACATGCGGCAGCTGTGATCTTGTCTACCGTTCTGAATGTGCTCTACATCTCCCAAGTATCTTCTTTCACACTGTTCATTCTCTTTCTAATCATTTCTATAGGATCCACCATCTTCTATCACAATTTGAAG GTAACCGCTGCAGGAAAGGCTGTGCTGATAACTGGTTGCGAGTCGAAGATTGGATATGCCATTGCAAGACAATTGGATGATTTG GGTTTCACAGTTTTCGCCGGATTCCAAACTAATGAAAACCTCGCCTCAAAACTGAAAGATGAATCATCGGGAAGACTTCATGTCTTGAAATTGGACATTACATCTGAATCAGACTTGCAAGACGCTTTGTCCTATGTGAAGGAACACTTGCCTGAAAAATCTCCTG GTCTATGGGCACTCATCAACAATGTGTCTTGGGCTGCTTTTGGGGAGGTGGAGTGGGTTCCCAAAACGGTCTACCAAAAAGCTGCCGACATGA TATTGAGTACAATCCGCACCACACAAGTTTTCCTGCCGCATCTTCGCAAAACTAAAG GACGCGTTATAAATGTGATCAGTATTGTGGGTCGCATTGCATCTCCGGTCAGATCCCCGTTCTGTGCGGTCAAATTCGGCCTGGAGGCGTTCTCAGAGTGCCTGCGTTTGGAGATGCGCAGATGGGGCGTAGATGTGGTAGTTGTCGAGCCTGGACACCTCACTACAG GAAATTGGTTCGATGACAAGCAAATGCTGGAGGATGCTAAGAAGATGTGGGACTCCATGGATGACGGCACAAGAGAAGATTACGGCAAGGATTACTTCGAATTCAAAGTCAGAACTATGCCTGAGTACATGAAGCAACAG gAAAGTGACCCAGTCCCCGTGATTCGTGCCCTTGTGGACTCCGTGACTCGATCGTTCCCTCTCCCTCGCTACACCCCCGTCACCCGCGAGGAGAAATTGCAATCAATTATTGCTCACCACTTGCCTAGATCAGTTTATGACATTCTCTACTCATAA
- the LOC111051258 gene encoding transmembrane protein 223, which produces MNAILRNTFYKCSIIAKNLKFTPLSRFYGSNPTNTGILNVDTKVNKDVVLYKFEKVRQVRMLSAFGLGQAMFWNYWAHFLYTAIKDTPVDESKLDENSKWYDKINLGQNKYKIAFSAACLFVGNGMFLAAVLYARRCVNKIVLKRGGHSILLSVYTPWGGTSTFSTPLSNVSCVYARDLSKWSTPIKVKGHSFYYTLDNVGGKFNNVMLFDATVGLKRSLK; this is translated from the exons atGAATGCAATCctaagaaatacattttataaatgCTCAATAATtgctaaaaacttgaaattcacTCCTCTGTCCCGATTCTACGGATCAAATCCGACTAATACCGGTATTTTAAATGTAGATACCAAAGTTAACAAAGATGTTgtgttatataaatttgaaaaggtcCGTCAGGTTAGGATGTTGTCTGCATTTGGCCTTGGTCAGGCCATGTTTTGGAACTATTGGGCACATTTCTTATATACTGCAATTAAGGATACCCCAGTTGATGAAAGTAAACTGGACGAAAACTCAAAGTGGTATGACAAGATCAATCTTGGACAAAATAAGTATAAAATAGCTTTCTCTGCTGCGTGTTTGTTTGTtg GTAACGGAATGTTTTTGGCCGCTGTACTCTACGCGAGGCGTTGCGTTAACAAGATAGTTCTAAAGCGGGGCGGCCATTCGATTCTGTTGAGTGTATACACGCCTTGGGGTGGCACCAGTACATTCAGCACACCCCTTTCGAACGTCAGCTGTGTCTACGCGAGAGACTTGAGCAAATGGTCGACTCCGATCAAGGTCAAAGGACATTCTTTCTATTACACTCTGGATAACGTCGGTGGTAAATTTAATAATGTTATGTTGTTCGATGCCACTGTCGGCTTGAAAAGGAGTTTAAAGTAG